A region from the Tahibacter amnicola genome encodes:
- a CDS encoding ECF-type sigma factor, whose protein sequence is MEPGEFTQTLARCREGDTQAQQRLIELVYADLKQVARRHLGRNRWIGTLDTTALLHESYLRIAGDTPDVANRAHFLNLASRIMRQVICDHARKRLRQRAHAEVTPMDELSLAVAREAREVVAVDDALADLARTEPRQAQVVECRFFGGLSVEETAQALSISVRTVERDWTQARQWLAEHLVID, encoded by the coding sequence ATGGAACCTGGTGAATTCACCCAGACCTTGGCGCGCTGCCGCGAAGGCGATACACAGGCGCAGCAGCGCCTGATCGAGCTGGTCTACGCGGATCTCAAGCAGGTGGCGCGCCGGCATCTGGGCCGCAATCGCTGGATCGGCACGCTCGATACCACGGCGTTGCTGCATGAGTCCTACCTGCGCATCGCGGGCGACACGCCAGACGTCGCCAATCGGGCGCACTTCCTGAATCTCGCCTCGCGCATCATGCGCCAGGTGATCTGCGACCACGCGCGCAAGCGCCTGCGCCAGCGCGCCCATGCCGAAGTCACGCCGATGGATGAGCTCAGCCTCGCTGTCGCGCGCGAGGCCCGCGAAGTGGTTGCCGTGGACGACGCACTGGCTGACCTCGCCCGGACCGAGCCGCGCCAGGCCCAGGTGGTGGAATGCCGCTTCTTCGGCGGCCTGTCGGTCGAGGAGACTGCCCAGGCGCTGTCGATCTCGGTGCGCACGGTGGAGCGGGACTGGACCCAGGCACGCCAGTGGCTGGCGGAACACCTGGTGATCGACTGA